From a single Arachis hypogaea cultivar Tifrunner chromosome 3, arahy.Tifrunner.gnm2.J5K5, whole genome shotgun sequence genomic region:
- the LOC112788886 gene encoding flowering time control protein FPA, with amino-acid sequence MPRPAKSVRPSHEGSAAARDSDEPSNNLWVGNLAPDVTDADLMDLFAQYGALDSVTSYSARSYAFVYFKRVEDAKAAKNALQGFSLRGNSLKIEFARPAKPCKQLWVGGISPAVTKEELEAEFRKFGKIEDFKFFRDRNTACIEFFNLDDATQAMKVMNGKRLGGEHIRVDFLRSHSTRKDQSSDYGQFQGKGYGPTDPYTGQKRPLHSQPPMGRKSDSQPSNILWIGYPPAIQIDEQMLHNAMILFGEIERIKSFPSRNYSLVEFRSVDEARRAKEGLQGRLFNDPRITIMYSSNESGKDYPGLYGGSGPRTDAFMNDHPFRPLQMDSFGHNRPVVPNNFPGQLPPGGILGPNAQMRPFGPQGSLEPLISGPEFNEMGMHHKFQDGSSKGNMGPNRKRPSPPAPGMLSPSPASGVRLPSRSASGGWDVLDINHIPRESKRMRLDGTMPVDDVPYPLRNVDDRVLGMDQTYGLDPVSTRLGAGVLGAAQPDADHIWRGIIAKGGTPVCQARCVPIGKGIAAELPEVVDCSARTGLDILTKHYADAIGFDIVFFLPDSEEDFASYTEFLRYLSAKNRAGVAKFADNTTLFLVPPSDFLTKVLKVTGPERLYGVVLKFPPVPGNTPMQQSSHLPIPSSQYMQQIPPSQAEYGLISSKEEPVLPTDYNRLLHDESKLPPKPVYPATSGPPSLQAGPPDYPTGSMSQAGVGLTPELIAALTNLIPGTTQSSTIDGAKSAVGSSTVRPPYPPVAPNDGNQSHLWKQDHQIVDQSVHPPQNLGSMYNIHNAHYQPYPPQSAPGFPNQVVPGSSHIQDTAAGLQQQGAVSSRQMTNYMIPSHSGQVAAPTHVSQQYQVEASPGNQGGYGVLQGTDASGLYNSQAFQQPNNSVAASTQVQSVNPSQQHGVLPYTLDQVNADPNSQQHPLYGVGQGSTEVEADKNQRYQSTLQFAANLLFQIQQQQQQQPPGGHGSGIQ; translated from the exons ATGCCGCGTCCGGCGAAATCAGTGAGGCCGTCGCACGAAGGAAGCGCCGCCGCCAGGGATTCCGACGAACCTTCCAACAACCtctgggttgggaatctagcgcCGGACGTAACCGACGCTGATCTGATGGACCTGTTCGCGCAGTACGGCGCCCTCGACAGTGTCACCTCTTACTCGGCCCGTAGCTACGCCTTCGTGTACTTCAAGCGCGTGGAGGACGCTAAGGCCGCGAAGAACGCTCTCCAAGGGTTCTCCCTCCGCGGCAATTCCTTGAAAATCGAGTTTGCTAGACCG GCAAAGCCATGTAAACAGCTTTGGGTGGGTGGTATTAGCCCAGCTGTGACAAAGGAAGAATTAGAAGCCGAATTTCGTAAATTTGGTAAAATTGAGGATTTTAAGTTTTTCAGGGACCGAAATACTGCATGTATTGAATTTTTCAATCTGGATGATGCCACTCAGGCAATGAAAGTCATGAATGGGAAACGTTTAGGTGGTGAACACATTCGTGTAGACTTCCTTCGATCACATTCTACAAGAAAA GATCAGTCGTCTGATTATGGACAGTTTCAAGGAAAAGGCTATGGGCCTACTGATCCCTACACTGGACAAAAAAGACCTCTG CATTCACAACCCCCAATGGGAAGGAAAAGTGATAGTCAACCCAGTAATATTTTGTGGATTGGCTATCCTCCTGCCATTCAGATTGACGAGCAAATGCTCCACAATGCCATGATTTTATTTGGAGAAATCGAGAGAATCAAGAGTTTTCCTTCAAGGAACTATTCATTAGTTGAATTTAGAAGTGTTGATGAAGCTCGGCGTGCAAAAGAGGGTCTTCAAGGACGCCTTTTTAATGACCCTCGGATAACAATTATGTATTCAAGCAATGAGTCTGGAAAAGATTACCCTGGCTTATATGGTGGTAGCGGTCCAAGAACTGATGCGTTCATGAATGACCATCCATTTCGACCATTGCAAATGGATTCATTTGGTCATAATCGTCCAGTGGTTCCAAATAATTTTCCTGGACAGTTGCCACCTGGAGGTATTCTTGGACCAAATGCACAAATGCGGCCGTTTGGTCCTCAAGGGAGTCTTGAACCTCTTATTTCTGGTCCCGAGTTTAATGAAATGGGCATGCACCACAAATTTCAGGATGGTAGTTCCAAGGGTAACATGGGTCCAAACAGGAAAAGGCCTTCTCCTCCTGCCCCAGGGATGCTTTCTCCTTCTCCTGCATCAGGTGTCAGGCTCCCTTCAAGATCAGCTTCCGGTGGATGGGATGTACTTGACATAAACCATATTCCAAGGGAGTCTAAACGTATGAGATTAGATGGTACTATGCCTGTTGATGATGTTCCGTATCCTTTAAGGAATGTAGATGATCGTGTGTTAGGTATGGACCAAACATATGGTCTTGATCCGGTGAGCACAAGGTTGGGAGCTGGAGTACTTGGTGCTGCACAACCTGATGCTGATCATATATGGCGTGGAATCATTGCAAAGGGAGGGACTCCGGTTTGTCAAGCTAGATGTGTCCCTATTGGGAAGGGGATAGCTGCTGAGCT CCCCGAGGTGGTTGATTGCTCAGCTAGGACGGGATTGGATATACTCACAAAACACTATGCTGATGCTATTGGTTTTGACATTGTTTTCTTTTTGCCAGATAGCGAAGAGGATTTTGCTTCCTACACTGAATTCCTTCGCTATCTTAGTGCAAAAAACCGTGCGGGTGTTGCAAAATTTGCTGATAATACCACATTATTCTTGGTACCCCCTTCTGATTTCCTGACAAAAGTTTTGAAGGTCACTGGACCTGAACGTCTATATGGTGTGGTTCTTAAGTTTCCTCCAGTTCCAGGTAATACTCCAATGCAGCAGTCTTCACATTTGCCTATACCATCAAGTCAGTATATGCAGCAGATTCCTCCTTCACAAGCTGAGTATGGATTGATTTCTTCAAAGGAAGAACCAGTTTTGCCAACAGATTATAACAGACTGTTGCATGATGAGTCTAAACTTCCTCCTAAACCAGTCTATCCGGCCACTAGTGGTCCCCCCTCACTTCAGGCTGGGCCTCCGGATTATCCTACTGGTTCCATGTCCCAAGCTGGAGTTGGATTAACTCCGGAGCTTATTGCAGCTTTAACTAATTTAATCCCTGGAACAACTCAATCATCGACAATTGATGGTGCCAAGTCAGCAGTAGGCTCCTCGACTGTGAGGCCTCCATATCCCCCTGTTGCACCTAATGATGGTAACCAATCTCATTTATGGAAACAGGACCATCAAATTGTTGATCAGTCTGTTCATCCTCCTCAAAATTTGGGGAGTATGTATAACATTCACAATGCTCACTATCAGCCTTATCCACCACAATCTGCTCCTGGCTTCCCTAATCAAGTGGTCCCTGGCAGTTCGCATATTCAAGACACTGCTGCTGGTCTGCAGCAGCAGGGTGCTGTTTCGTCTAGACAGATGACTAATTACATGATACCTTCTCATAGTGGACAGGTAGCTGCACCCACCCATGTCAGTCAGCAGTATCAGGTTGAAGCCTCCCCTGGCAACCAGGGAGGATATGGAGTGCTTCAAGGGACAGATGCCTCTGGTTTATATAATTCTCAGGCTTTCCAACAACCAAATAATTCAGTTGCTGCATCCACTCAAGTTCAGAGTGTTAATCCATCACAGCAACATGGTGTCCTGCCATATACACTGGACCAAGTAAATGCTGACCCTAACAGTCAGCAACATCCTCTCTATGGAGTTGGTCAGGGCTCAACAGAAGTTGAGGCTGATAAGAACCAAAGGTACCAATCAACGCTACAGTTTGCTGCCAATCTTCTCTTCCAAatacagcagcagcagcaacagcaaCCCCCTGGAGGACATGGATCAGGAATTCAATAA
- the LOC112788888 gene encoding calreticulin-3 encodes MSEMGNLSKQLLMLFLFLFATLHFPSSSFAEVFFEERFEDGWKSRWVLSDWKRSEGKAGTFKHTAGKWPGDPDDKGLQTYNDAKHYAISAKIPELSNKNKTLVVQYSIRFEQDIECGGGYIKLLSGYVNQKKFGGDTPYSLMFGPDICGTQTKKLHLILSYQGQNYPIRKDLQCETDKMTHFYTFILRPDASYSVLVDNRERDSGSMYTDWDILPPRKIKDVNAKKPADWDDREYIEDPNEVKPEGYDSIPAEIPDPKAKKPADWDEDEDGLWKPSKVPKPAYKGPWKRKKIKNPNYKGKWKIPWIDNPEFEDDPDLYVLKPIKYVGIEVWQVKAGSIFDNILLCDDPQYAKQIVDEYMANNKEAEKEAFEEAEKERKAREEEEAQRAREEGEKRRRERDHKYGDRRRRRRPDPHEYMDYHDEL; translated from the exons ATGAGTGAGATGGGTAATCTCAGCAAGCAGCTTCTTATgctctttcttttcctctttgcaactcttcacttcccttcttcttccttcgCTGAGGTCTTCTTCGAAGAGAGGTTCGAAG ATGGATGGAAGAGTCGTTGGGTTTTATCAGATTGGAAAAGGAGTGAAGGAAAAGCTGGTACCTTTAAGCACACTGCAGGAAAATGGCCTGGAGATCCTGATGACAAAG GTCTCCAAACATATAATGATGCCAAGCATTATGCCATATCTGCGAAGATACCAGAGTTGAGCAACAAGAACAAGACACTGGTGGTCCAGTATTCTATTAGGTTTGAGCAGGACATTGAATGCGGCGGTGGTTACATCAAGCTTCTTTCTGGTTATGTCAATCAGAAGAAGTTTGGTGGGGATACTCCATACAG TCTGATGTTTGGACCAGATATATGCGGCACACAGACCAAAAAGCTGCATCTTATACTATCATACCAGGGGCAGAACTACCCCATTAGAAAGGATTTACAATGCGAAACAGACAAAATGACTCATTTCTATACATTTATTCTAAGGCCTGATGCCTCTTATAGTGTCCTTGTTGATAATCGAGAAAGAGACTCTGGAAGCATGTATACAGATTGGGACATCCTTCCTCCAAGGAAGATCAAGGATGTCAATGCCAAAAAG CCGGCAGACTGGGATGATAGAGAGTACATTGAAGATCCTAATGAAGTCAAACCAGAG GGGTATGATTCAATCCCAGCTGAAATTCCTGATCCTAAAGCCAAGAAG CCTGCTGACTGGGATGAGGATGAAGATGGACTATGGAAGCCCTCCAAAGTGCCCAAACCAGCATACAAAGGGCCATGGAAACGCAAG AAAATCAAGAACCCCAATTACAAGGGAAAGTGGAAGATCCCATGGATTGACAACCCAG AATTCGAGGACGATCCTGATCTTTATGTGTTGAAACCAATAAAATATGTGGGCATCGAAGTGTGGCAG GTGAAGGCTGGTTCAATTTTCGACAATATTTTACTTTGTGATGACCCACAGTATGCAAAGCAAATTGTGGATGAATATATGGCTAATAATAAAGAG GCTGAAAAAGAAGCTTTTGAAGAAGCAGAAAAGGAAAGAAAGGCTAGGGAAGAAGAG GAGGCGCAAAGAGCAAGAGAAGAGGGCGAGAAGAGGAGGAGGGAGAGGGATCATAAATATGGAGATAGGCGGCGCCGTAGAAGG CCGGATCCCCATGAGTACATGGATTATCAT GATGAACTTTGA